A stretch of DNA from Lotus japonicus ecotype B-129 chromosome 4, LjGifu_v1.2:
AAATCACGTTAGATTGGACTATGTGGTCTGAAAAAAAGTTCGCATGAGCATGACCGGACCATTGGTTTTGCCTGCAGATCtaatctcaaaaaaaaattacggcATTGAGTTAGTGGATAATGGTGGTTCTTGGTTGCAGTCGAGGCAGAAGTGCATATGGATGCCATTATTAATGAGGAGACTGATGGTGACCAGGAACACTAATTGTGTCTAAGGCTGAAAGAAAACAGATGATGACAAGGCTTCTCAAGTGTGGGTTTTCTTGCTTTGCTTTGAACGCTTTTGCCATTTTGGGATTTTAGCTAGGTGGTCAGCCTGTGGTCATGaacaaatttgaatttgaatacgCCCAGAAGGAAGGATAGTAGTATTTGTCGTTTAGACTTCTTTTTAATTCGTTGTTTATATTGGCTAACTGATATGCTCCCCTAGGGTTAACTCGACTAACAATATAAGGACCATCCCAATTTGGCGACTATTTACCGTATTTAGGGTCTTTAACCCCTAATAGGAAAAATAGTTTTCCGAACTAGGTCTTATTCGCCAAAAACTTTACTTTTGACACGCTTGTTGTAGGGTATTACCACCATGTTTTAGGATTGTCCAGCGAGCGGTTTCGAGCCGACGAAGTTAGTTTCGTCAAGTTAAAAACACCCCAAGCCCCAAGTCCGCAATCGTCCGATGTATGTATCATTTTTTACAGGTTGCGATTTGAATGAGATAGGTTGAACCGGGTGGGTTCATTCATATACACACAActagaaattaaaaaataacacaaataAATCAAAGCAGAAATGGAGACAAGAGTtggaaacaaaaataataaatttcattCAAATGAATATGATAAATGAGTCATCATACAAAAAAAATAGCATAAAAAGAGAGGAGAGTGGGAAACCCAAGAAATGTTCTTCAACAGAGTAGTTCAAATGCGATTGCTGACATTTCAAGTTGTAGTGGAGGATATCGGAGGTGAGGATGCGTTTTCGAGCACATGCACCGAAGCTTCTTCGAACTCCATGACGGTGGAACATGCAAAAGGGGTACTACATAGGATGTTGTTCGGCGAAGGCTTAATCTCGGTGCGGAAGAGAAGCAAGGAAGTGGGTTTCCTTATGAGTGGGAAGGGGTGAGGCTATGGTCCTAAGGCGCACTCGCGCCGGACCTGATGCTTGGAATTTTAGGAGCTTTTGGTTGTTTTAGTCGCGTTCGCGTCAGTGTTGAGGCGTGTTCGAGTTGTGGGTCATGTGGATTGCATCAGCCCCAGTCCTTAAGTGAGCGCGCACGTGTCTGACTGCTGGGAGTTCACACCTGTGTCCTGGggatttgggtttaacaccccacccCTTAGGCCCCACGCCCCACCTGAAGGGGCGAAATTACTAAAAAACCAGGATTAATAacggtaaatgattacccgACACTATAAcgggtaatcatttaccgatcGTGACATATAAACTCGACAGTTTGGGTTTTGAAACCCATTATTTTCAAAACCCAaatttccctccccaaatcaCACCCTCTTCAATCTCTCTCAAAGCTCGGTTCCACCACTTCAATCATCTCAAAGGTCGGTTCTAATCATCATCAAAGCTCCCACAAAGAcccattccattacattcaaaaggtaagttttgatttcaatgattttcacatttgaagtttgaattaggtcaatggttgaacactagggtagttgattgatgattagaggtaggttttgttgtgttttgttgcCTGAAATTCCATGAAACGAGTACGGGCACGAGTGGAGTGCATTTGGGTCTGTTTCTGGGTTTACTTTAATATCGGAAAATCAATTTCCGATAtgataatggaaaatgattttccgatatggtaatggaaaatgattttccgatatgaCAGTATGACAGTGCAGACttccaaaatttatttccaatattTAACCATGGCATGTATTAAGCTTCCAGGATTACTTTGCtgatttgttgagaattggaaaAGATCAAGATAGATTTGATGTGTTGTGATTaggaaagttgtttattgtttattgtttattggaAAAGATTAAGCACTCAAATCATATGCTTCATGTGTTGTAATTaggaaagttgtttattgtttttgtttgctTGTGATGATGGTTGCTTGACCTTAACACagctaaatttaatttaatcacattcacatgcaaactaacaactaattctctatattttccttttcctatGGTTAGTTGCTAAACGATTGATTGGAAATTTCCTGATTAAGTAAAAAAATGACTCAAATGATATGCTCATATGTGAAAATGCTTTACTTATTATGACAAGtattgttaaatttgtttgttttgcacagatagcgagaatgaagggcgggagGAAGAGGTCACGACATGCTTCTACTAGTGAGGATCCAGCGGATCGACACGagcgcttgcatgcttctacCAGGCGCGGCGACCATATTGCAGCCACTCAGGCggtagaggcttcagctccGTCTCCATCCCCATCTGCTACTCCGTCTCCATCCGCCTgcatgtgaaatgtatactttaaGTAAACCATGCTTAACTGTCCAAAAAATGAAGCAAGTTTCATGTTTAGGTTTcagaccttttggagaacgagaacagatccaacagttatgtcatTCGCAAATTCACTATGAGTAAATGCCTTGCGGTGGATGCTAGCATCAACAGCACCCGTGGGGTCCTAAATTTTTGAAATCGTTTGAGAAGTAAATTAGAACGGTTAGTCAAGGGGGGACCAAAAGCAAGGCCTTACAAAAGCAAGGACAAGacataccttgagggtaactttcgcatctccaaacccattgggagtgcaagatttgataacagcaacaacattctccaccctctcaacgttcgctgtcagagagcccagcggagtggctattccccactcttgcagggctgatagccaagcatgtgagttgaaatcaggatcggtttcggttgatcCATGATCTAGCACCCGCCTCACGATTTCCTGGGTCGGAATGAGTGGTGTGTTAGGGGTGGATCTACGGGCATACATGGCAGCCTGTATGGCGCCAGCCGGGCCAGGAATGAGAGAACGAGAGCTGCCAGAGTTGTTGCTTTGACCTTTGCAATGGCGGAGGAATGGATTTGGGTCTTGTTCCATCGTGTAGAATGAGGAGTAATaagaagaggcaagacacaatagacaggaagatgaggaatgaagagtaagaagaagaggcaagacacaaCAGATATTTATAGCTCAGGCGTGCGGTCAAAACATTTAAGGTGTACTGGTGGATGGTAGAAGAGTGGTTGGGGCTGGTGGTTGAGAGTAATGTcagggttggtggtggagggtaatgaaaatgaaaatgacaagagtacatcaaattaacattaccaaaagtacatcaaattaacattaccaaaagtgcatcaaattaacattaccaaaagtacaCGCATGAACCTGCCAATCTACGATGATGTCTAGATTTTCATCATTAACAACAACCTGTGATAAGGGTCACATTCTACCAAATTACAGAGagtttacaaattaatattacacaATACAAGAACATTCAATCTGTGGTGATGTCCACATAGTCCGCATGACCACTAAAAGCACCAAGCCAAGCTTGGAATTGTGCATCATACATGCCTAAACGTGGACCATATAGGTTGCGCCAGTATTTGGAGGCAAGATCAGCGTGCCAATCCCACTGGGGAGCAATAGtcggcataggatgtccaggAGTTAATTGGAGCTGCATTTTAGAGAATaaccataaaattagataacttccacatacaaaaattaatcGACAAGCTAGTAGGCAACTAAAATATTAGTGTATTTGGTCAAAATATACCTGTACCCAGTGATTTATCACATGTCCAATAGCTATAACAGAATGCTCATCTCGTGGGCCGGCTCCTATCAGTGGAAAGTATGTGTTACAACCCATAGAGGATAAGGATACGAGAACCAATTGGTACTTTGTGgcaacaaggtatcccatctctggcagttgaaACCATTTGTCAGGGGTGGCCGGGTCACCAATAGGAAGAGTGAGACGATTATGTAAGCCATAAACAACATCTGTGCCCCACATCCTATTATACATTACCACATTGGTCTCAAGTTCTTGTATCAATGTAGCCCTAACCCAAGGCCAACCGTCCTGACCGGCGGAATGCCCCATTAATGCAGCAATggatctatagccacagttaccatcatcctcaacatctgtaattgtgccaatatatggatggagaaaggctggaaagttacacatgaaatggcttgtatcagacttcttcacacgcttcttcctctttgctggttgtgaagacttcttttcctctttaatcttcttgtcagtaagttcaaacgctgaaggatcacgagtcaaggatcctattgctcgaCCCTTGGGTTGTTTGCTCTCCTTCAACTTAGGAGTGCGGTTGGACTTTATCCGAAGCTCAGGAGTACATAGTGTACTCCTTTTAGGACAATATatcgcttgaagcttcctccttaccaaactctgccctccagtatccaaagaatggaaataacgtgtcagtgcctcaacttctaggtgcatctctccatggtttagtccgcaaatatctgagctgccagtatctgcaacaggtacatgctcccaacttaggctcttccagaatggatgaatggcCTCGTACGGAATCCTCTCATAATATGCAAGTTCACAGACATGTTACATTGaatcacaaatataaataattggaagtagttgagaggagagtggttgaccggtaacctgcaagttgacaaccgcaaggtagtccatgagtctctctcaataagCAATCGCATCTGCCGCCGCAGGCTCACATTCTTGTCAGTTCAGCATCAATGAGTTTCAGGCATTTGATTGACACAAATCCCctaatatttgtgtagaaaggggtcttgaaaaggtgatcaattttattcatactgcgctcaaacgatgctactatCTCAGTGTGGCGATTGGTGGTCAAACTATGTGACGCATCCCATGatgtggccaggtcacccttactgttccgcaacatcaacttcaagctaacatgtgcaccttcagccctgcaaaccaacaacgcacatgtaagaattaatactgtaataatctatgaaatgaaatacatataacaagtcataacataatttttgtacctgttacttgttgttgttccaaaatgcatcacatggtttgtccatgccttggcaaatttctgcttgtggaccaaccatgtagtagaacaataagtggcaaatttcaacttgtgtttatgcttgcacatgttaaacaattcaatccaatgagcttcaaattctggaactgttggggcatctaccaattcggcccacttgtccataacctcttgagcaaaatcatccgtgccaacatactctttgcactttgccaaaacacacttgttgatgtgccacaagcatagtaaatgggtggtggtgggaaggctttgtgaagcagcactcaataaagcAAGATCTCTGTCCGTCACAATCACTCTAGGCAACCTGGATTGGTCGGAAatcagagacttcatacactccaatgcccaaatgtagtcctctgtggtctcactgccaatgtaacagaatgctattgagtatgttttatccgtggaggtcaggccaacaatctcgagcaagggtagtttgtatttgctggtcttgtatgtgcaatccatgatcactacatatgggaatgtgttgaaaagtttgacggcattcggatgagcccaaaatatatctctaatcacttccgatccgggttcatttcgttcgaagtgaacatacttctcaccgtccaacttcttcagcaagtattgtatctctgtcagtgacccacgaacggattgtctgaaccgcttgcaaacaccataaatttgttggatggtagtcaagtttgaagtttgaaggatctttttccttcaaggacgccaacatctttctaggtggaacccaagtcttagcctgatttatcacgtcctccttcgcctcactattcagtctaccagcgtaattgtggccaactagtgactcagctgcgagatggatgtgtctaccgtccatcaccttcaaccaccaacctttatcatctttcgtacgtcgtccttttagcctaaaaggacaacctgtcttttgtgttgacgttccttcaacaagatccggttctctgtagggaatatacgcaccatgcttctcacaccccagaatgacatattcttttcttcccttcgcaccactatcagactttattgtcaccaaaacaaaattatttgccaaagaaatgtcgcgaacccatttcataagatcatctttcaaagggaaacgctgtttcaggataaacaaggcataaggcataaaacaaggcataaacaaagcatgcaaaaatttgtgcaatgagtacctgatcagtatgatacaaatgagagacatctatagatataatcggaggttcagctagtgatggttgctcctctggattatcattttccaatccagcaacatgtatcaattgtgattcaccaaagaaaaaggactctgtcatccctggaacaaaaacggtaaatcaataaccgaccctataacggtaaatcaaaATCCGTTactataacggtaaatcataTTCCGATACATTAACGAGAATTCATTTACCGATTCGGTTCACGATTCAGcagcctaaattaccaacttaactaactaaactaactacttaaactaacaactaactacttaaactaactataaataaagtaccaaagctaacaacacttaccataagttaaaagctttcccttggtggtggtggtgttggtggtggtggtggtggaaatgtggagatggtggtggtggtgggaaggtgaaatATGAGGGAGGAGTGAAGTAATGGTAGAATAAGGTAGTTtgggcgagttatggggggctggtggggggttgttggagggaggagtaatggtggaggggttggtggagggaggagtaatggtgaaaaggtgatcaaactgccagattaccaatcggtaaatgatataccgatatcaatataagaatcggttaatgattaaccgatattgttcttcgtgttctgggtaatgagataaaggtgttcatactgaggaacaataacggtaaatcatttaccgattgttattttgacatcggcaaatcatttaccgatgggtagttttggaataaaaaaaaaatgttggggcgcgtagcctaaagggtggggtgccaaacccaaatccctgtGTCCTGACGTGGAACATTAAAACCTTAATTTTTAGGCCTATTTTTTGTTGGTCAAAAAAGTAACCTCGGGCCATTTGGCTTGGCCCAACCCAAGTCATACAATACTGAAAAACCATCCAGCGCGTGAACAAGAGCGAGTGAAAAATCCAACACCCCCCAAACTCAGTAGTTGAGTTACTGATTTCTCGAACAAAGCGTAGTTTCCTGATTCCCGCTCAGTCCTAACTCGCTCGAACTCCACCATGGATAACTCATCCAAGGACAATTCCGTCACCGCCGGCAACGCCTCCGCCGTCGCCGGCGACGTTCAGCCCTCCGATATCGCCATGTACTACGAGGGCGAGAAAGTGCTCGCCCACCATGTTTCTCGCTACTACGAAGCCAAGGTGCCTCTCACCGCTCtcccttttccatttttttttctgcaaaTTTCTTTTTGAAATGCTTTGTTGTCTCGATTTGCCTCATCTTCTGGCTGCTTCTTGTTTTGAGTTTGACAATTCTAGCGGCTGTTATGAAACTGAACCTTTGCAGTTGAACCTTTTGCAGTGTCTCGATTTCTAGGTTTTTTTTGTGTTAGGGATTTGAGATGCTTGATTTTTCCCTAATTTCTCTTGTGTTGAGATGCTTGATTTTTTGTTGATGGTCAATCTGGTTTGTGAACCAATTTGATTTCTTGGAGATTGAAAATGttagagaaaaaataaattaggaGGTTAGTGTTGGAAGCCTATTTGTATGATCACTTTTCGTGCCATTAGACAATATTAGATTACTGTATCATGTATACGGGTAATGCGAAGCTTCTTACTAGTTCATCGCTATCTAACAAAGCGTGTTTTAAACTTTCTGCCTGTATTCTTCTTGTGATAATGGTCTAATTTACTGCATGTTTTGATCATCAGGTGCTGATGCCTGAGATCAGAAACAAGGAATGGAAATACTTTGTTCACTACGTTGTAAGTTCAACTGTAATATTTCCTTTCAGATAGATCTTTTTTAAGGACTTAGGTCACAAATATCGGTTAAAATGTGATTCAAGTGATTACAGGATATATTATTGACTTTTGGTTGCTTTACGTTCTATTTTGCAGGGGTGGAGTAAAAAGTGAGTTTCTTCTCCTTTCGTTAATTTTATTTCAAGTAACTGAGATACAATACAGTCTTATTGATCATTTtccaaattttaattttacaagATATGTTCTGAAATACTATAGTTGTTCTCGTGTGACCTGAAATTGGTATGAATCATTAAGTAAGAAGCAGAGTCAATACTTGaaaaatttcataaatcaaCGTCTCATGTTAAGGTAATTTTGGGAACTTGTTGACAATTTGTTTATAGGCCTGTGTAATGATTGATCTATAGTTTTTGGAGAGAATCATCTTAGTCTTATTGTGGTTATGCCACCATAAATGTTTAGTATCAATCACATGTAAAAGGTTATACAAAATCTTTATCACGGCTTCAACATATTTCCAACAGATGGGACGAATGGGTGCCTGAGTGCCGCTTAAAGAAATATACTGAAGAGAATGTAAGGAAACATCTAGCTCAACACCAAAAGGAAAGTGCAGAAAAGACTACTAAGTCTGGACGCTCAACACAAGGAAAGGCTAAAAAATCTACGGGTAAGTAATTGTTTCAGTTACTTGAAGCTTTTGTTTTTCTAGTTTGCAGATGTGGTCAGCTTAAACATTTATTTTCCATTTTGGTCTGTGTATTTGAGGTAGTTTGACCTATCACGGGGTAGTTTGTTAAAGAATTGACTTTTATGTGGGGGTTTCACTTGTGCCATTATTTTAGTCCTAGTTGTATGTTCTGCCTTTTCCAGTAGTTTAATCCTAGTTTTATGTTTGTGAGTGATGAGTAATGAGGTTTTCGAAAGAGCATTCGTCAACTGACCAGTAACGTCTGAAACTTTTGGTCAACACTCAATATTATTTTGAATTTGGTTGGTTTTTATTGGGAAACGGATATCTGCCTTTTCAAAGTGAAAATAAGTGTGACATAGAAATCTATACTTATTAGGTGCTGTGATGCAAAATACTAGAATTAGTATATATAGTATAGCTTGTCTTATTTTAATAACATACTAAAGTATGTTTGACTCCCTTTAAACTACTTCTATGAAAAATGTCTGAGTGTCATTTTTGCCTGAAATCAATCCTAGACCTTCAGTACAAGCAGtgaaacattttaaaaaatgctTCTGAAATTTTTACAGATTATGCAAGGTTATGTAGTGTGTTATTCTATCAAAATCAATCCCCCCTGTTTTAAATACTTGACAATATGTTTGTGCAGTTGCACAGTGTTGGGGTTCCAAATTAGAGTCAGTGGGCCTGTGGTGTTTGGGTTTGATTTTAtctgtttgtttttttatttgctttggTATTATGTTAGCTTTTATTATTTGAGTTGGGCCTATGTTGGGCAAGTGTCATTTACTTTTTAGGGTTAGGTTATTATAAATATGATTACTGTACTTAGGTTAGAGCATGGAATGAGTAATATAGTTTGTAAAGGGATTTTCCCTTGGAAGGGCTTCACCCTTTGAAAGAAGGTTCTCCTTCTTGTGAATCCATTATGATTGTTTACATATCCCTCTCTCTTCTTGTTTATTTTTCAGTTTTACTATACAAAAACAGCAAAAAATTCTATTACCTCTTCCTTTAACTTGTTGTTGGCTGTTAGGATTCTACAATCCTAACACACAGGCACCAAATCCTCATTCTGCTATTTTTCCTGAACTATCAGACTTGAAAATATTGTGCTTAGAATACATCTTTTTGTTAGATTGATAATTTTACATTTTCTTTGAATTCTGTAGATGCCAAAGTGGATAAAGAGGACATCAAAAGTAATGGTATTTATTGAATGAcatctttcattttccttttttgtttcaattttttcttcatgATCTCTAGGATTGAATTTCTATTGCATCTTATCTTATCATCTTAAAGGTTTATATTAGATTCCAGTATTCCACAGGTAGTAACTGTTTCAAGAGCATAATTTATAGCATTTTGGATTTAATATCTGACTTAAGAATTTGCCCACCTTGCAGCTTATTAGATAGTACCTGATTGTTGAATTAGTAATTTAATCTACACGAAATCATTCTTACCTATATACAAGAGGGCCATTACTGCTTGTTAAGGAGAGAAATTTTCAAATTAAGAAAGCTTTTATATTGTTTGGCATCAGTCCTTCTTGCCCACACTTT
This window harbors:
- the LOC130714533 gene encoding uncharacterized protein LOC130714533, whose amino-acid sequence is MCNFPAFLHPYIGTITDVEDDGNCGYRSIAALMGHSAGQDGWPWVRATLIQELETNVVMYNRMWGTDVVYGLHNRLTLPIGDPATPDKWFQLPEMGYLVATKYQLVLVSLSSMGCNTYFPLIGAGPRDEHSVIAIGHVINHWVQLQLTPGHPMPTIAPQWDWHADLASKYWRNLYGPRLGMYDAQFQAWLGAFSGHADYVDITTD